The following are encoded in a window of Carya illinoinensis cultivar Pawnee chromosome 15, C.illinoinensisPawnee_v1, whole genome shotgun sequence genomic DNA:
- the LOC122296118 gene encoding translation initiation factor eIF-2B subunit delta-like isoform X4: protein MTLMQKRNIVYYLLRMNYFQVGLQYLARDISGGNARCIAMLQAFKEAITDYSTPRQKTLARDLTAKISSYVSFFIECRPLSISMGNAIRFVKGRIAKLPLTLSESEAKAALCSDIERFINEKIILAGKVIVEHAVTKIRDGDVLLTYGSSSVVEMILLYAHEMGKQFRVVVVDSRPKLEGQSLLRRLVSKGLGCTYCHINATSYIMHEVTRVLLGAASVLSNGTVYSSVGTASVAMVAHAFHVPVLVCCEAYKFHERVQLDSICSNELGDPEAIAKVPGRTDVSYLNNWANKGNLQLLNLMYDCTPPDYISMIITDYGMIPTTSVPVIVREYRRDHLLI, encoded by the exons ATGACATTGATGCA AaagagaaatatagtttattaCCTACTTCGAATGAATTATTTTCAGGTTGGATTACAGTATTTAGCCAGAGATATATCTGGGGGTAATGCACGTTGCATTGCAATGCTTCAAGCTTTCAAAGAAGCCATTACTGACTATTCCACACCACGACAAAAAACTCTTGCAAGAGATTTAACTGCAAAAATCAGCAGTTATGTGTCATTCTTTATTGAGTGTAGACCACTTTCTATCAGCATGGGAAATGCAATTAGGTTTGTTAAGGGCCGTATAGCAAAGCTACCTCTAACTCTTTCTGAATCAGAAGCAAAAGCTGCACTTTGTTCAGATATTGAGCGattcataaatgaaaaaataatacttGCGGGGAAGGTCATAGTTGAGCATGCAGTTACAAAGATTAGGGATGGAGATGTGCTTCTCACTTATGGATCATCAAGTGTGGTCGAGATGATTCTGTTATATGCCCATGAGATGGGGAAACAGTTCCGTGTCGTGGTAGTAGACTCACGTCCAAAGCTTGAAGGTCAATCACTACTTCGTAGGCTGGTGTCAAAGGGCCTGGGTTGTACATATTGTCATATAAATGCCACTTCTTATATTATGCATGAAGTTACAAGAGTTCTTCTGGGGGCTGCCTCTGTATTGTCTAATGGAACTGTATATTCTAGTGTGGGGACTGCATCTGTTGCAATGGTTGCTCATGCTTTCCATGTTCCAGTTTTAGTCTGCTGTGAAGCCTATAAATTTCATGAAAGAGTACAGCTTGATTCTATCTGCTCTAACGAATTAG GTGATCCAGAAGCAATTGCAAAAGTCCCAGGAAGAACTGATGTGAGTTATTTGAATAATTGGGCCAATAAGGGAAATCTGCAACTTCTAAATTTAAT GTATGATTGTACTCCTCCAGATTATATCTCCATGATTATCACAGATTATGGAATG ATCCCAACCACAAGTGTGCCGGTCATTGTGCGGGAGTATCGGAGAGACCACTTACTCATATAG
- the LOC122296118 gene encoding translation initiation factor eIF-2B subunit delta-like isoform X2, whose protein sequence is MNTEHSFLIWSQDFSNLMQCILLFTRKRNIVYYLLRMNYFQVGLQYLARDISGGNARCIAMLQAFKEAITDYSTPRQKTLARDLTAKISSYVSFFIECRPLSISMGNAIRFVKGRIAKLPLTLSESEAKAALCSDIERFINEKIILAGKVIVEHAVTKIRDGDVLLTYGSSSVVEMILLYAHEMGKQFRVVVVDSRPKLEGQSLLRRLVSKGLGCTYCHINATSYIMHEVTRVLLGAASVLSNGTVYSSVGTASVAMVAHAFHVPVLVCCEAYKFHERVQLDSICSNELGDPEAIAKVPGRTDVSYLNNWANKGNLQLLNLMYDCTPPDYISMIITDYGMIPTTSVPVIVREYRRDHLLI, encoded by the exons ATGAACACGGAACACAGCTTCCTGATCTGGAGTCAAGATTTTTCCAACTTGATGCAGTGCATCCTGCTGTTTACAAG AaagagaaatatagtttattaCCTACTTCGAATGAATTATTTTCAGGTTGGATTACAGTATTTAGCCAGAGATATATCTGGGGGTAATGCACGTTGCATTGCAATGCTTCAAGCTTTCAAAGAAGCCATTACTGACTATTCCACACCACGACAAAAAACTCTTGCAAGAGATTTAACTGCAAAAATCAGCAGTTATGTGTCATTCTTTATTGAGTGTAGACCACTTTCTATCAGCATGGGAAATGCAATTAGGTTTGTTAAGGGCCGTATAGCAAAGCTACCTCTAACTCTTTCTGAATCAGAAGCAAAAGCTGCACTTTGTTCAGATATTGAGCGattcataaatgaaaaaataatacttGCGGGGAAGGTCATAGTTGAGCATGCAGTTACAAAGATTAGGGATGGAGATGTGCTTCTCACTTATGGATCATCAAGTGTGGTCGAGATGATTCTGTTATATGCCCATGAGATGGGGAAACAGTTCCGTGTCGTGGTAGTAGACTCACGTCCAAAGCTTGAAGGTCAATCACTACTTCGTAGGCTGGTGTCAAAGGGCCTGGGTTGTACATATTGTCATATAAATGCCACTTCTTATATTATGCATGAAGTTACAAGAGTTCTTCTGGGGGCTGCCTCTGTATTGTCTAATGGAACTGTATATTCTAGTGTGGGGACTGCATCTGTTGCAATGGTTGCTCATGCTTTCCATGTTCCAGTTTTAGTCTGCTGTGAAGCCTATAAATTTCATGAAAGAGTACAGCTTGATTCTATCTGCTCTAACGAATTAG GTGATCCAGAAGCAATTGCAAAAGTCCCAGGAAGAACTGATGTGAGTTATTTGAATAATTGGGCCAATAAGGGAAATCTGCAACTTCTAAATTTAAT GTATGATTGTACTCCTCCAGATTATATCTCCATGATTATCACAGATTATGGAATG ATCCCAACCACAAGTGTGCCGGTCATTGTGCGGGAGTATCGGAGAGACCACTTACTCATATAG
- the LOC122296118 gene encoding translation initiation factor eIF-2B subunit delta-like isoform X3, which yields MSLHLFSIKRNIVYYLLRMNYFQVGLQYLARDISGGNARCIAMLQAFKEAITDYSTPRQKTLARDLTAKISSYVSFFIECRPLSISMGNAIRFVKGRIAKLPLTLSESEAKAALCSDIERFINEKIILAGKVIVEHAVTKIRDGDVLLTYGSSSVVEMILLYAHEMGKQFRVVVVDSRPKLEGQSLLRRLVSKGLGCTYCHINATSYIMHEVTRVLLGAASVLSNGTVYSSVGTASVAMVAHAFHVPVLVCCEAYKFHERVQLDSICSNELGDPEAIAKVPGRTDVSYLNNWANKGNLQLLNLMYDCTPPDYISMIITDYGMIPTTSVPVIVREYRRDHLLI from the exons ATGAGCCTGCATCTTTTTTCAAT AaagagaaatatagtttattaCCTACTTCGAATGAATTATTTTCAGGTTGGATTACAGTATTTAGCCAGAGATATATCTGGGGGTAATGCACGTTGCATTGCAATGCTTCAAGCTTTCAAAGAAGCCATTACTGACTATTCCACACCACGACAAAAAACTCTTGCAAGAGATTTAACTGCAAAAATCAGCAGTTATGTGTCATTCTTTATTGAGTGTAGACCACTTTCTATCAGCATGGGAAATGCAATTAGGTTTGTTAAGGGCCGTATAGCAAAGCTACCTCTAACTCTTTCTGAATCAGAAGCAAAAGCTGCACTTTGTTCAGATATTGAGCGattcataaatgaaaaaataatacttGCGGGGAAGGTCATAGTTGAGCATGCAGTTACAAAGATTAGGGATGGAGATGTGCTTCTCACTTATGGATCATCAAGTGTGGTCGAGATGATTCTGTTATATGCCCATGAGATGGGGAAACAGTTCCGTGTCGTGGTAGTAGACTCACGTCCAAAGCTTGAAGGTCAATCACTACTTCGTAGGCTGGTGTCAAAGGGCCTGGGTTGTACATATTGTCATATAAATGCCACTTCTTATATTATGCATGAAGTTACAAGAGTTCTTCTGGGGGCTGCCTCTGTATTGTCTAATGGAACTGTATATTCTAGTGTGGGGACTGCATCTGTTGCAATGGTTGCTCATGCTTTCCATGTTCCAGTTTTAGTCTGCTGTGAAGCCTATAAATTTCATGAAAGAGTACAGCTTGATTCTATCTGCTCTAACGAATTAG GTGATCCAGAAGCAATTGCAAAAGTCCCAGGAAGAACTGATGTGAGTTATTTGAATAATTGGGCCAATAAGGGAAATCTGCAACTTCTAAATTTAAT GTATGATTGTACTCCTCCAGATTATATCTCCATGATTATCACAGATTATGGAATG ATCCCAACCACAAGTGTGCCGGTCATTGTGCGGGAGTATCGGAGAGACCACTTACTCATATAG